The proteins below come from a single Streptococcus hyointestinalis genomic window:
- the mnmG gene encoding tRNA uridine-5-carboxymethylaminomethyl(34) synthesis enzyme MnmG, with protein sequence MTYNFAEDYDIIVIGAGHAGVEASLAASRMGCKTMLATINLEMLAFMPCNPSIGGSAKGIVVREIDALGGEMGKNIDKTYIQMKMLNTGKGPAVRALRAQADKALYSRMMKQTVERQENLTLRQSMIDEILVEDGKVVGVRTATNQYFSAKAVVVTTGTALRGEIILGELKYSSGPNNSLASITLADNLKELGLEIGRFKTGTPPRVKASSINYDETEIQPGDSKPNHFSFLSKDEDYITDQVPCWLTYTNQTSHDIINKNLYRAPMFSGIVKGVGPRYCPSIEDKIVRFADKERHQLFLEPEGRETEEVYVQGLSTSLPEDVQVELLHSIKGLEQAEMMRTGYAIEYDIVLPHQLRATLETKTISGLFTAGQTNGTSGYEEAAGQGLVAGINAALKVQGKPELILKRSDAYIGVMIDDLVTKGTLEPYRLLTSRAEYRLILRHDNADMRLTEIGRQVGLVDDERYRVFTERKRQFDSELTRLSTIKLKPIKETNERITALGFKPLTDALTAKEFMRRPEIDYATILDFIGPSEEKLDSKVIELLETEIKYEGYINKALDQVAKMKRMEEKRIPATIDWDDIDSIATEARQKFKKINPETIGQASRISGVNPADISILMVYLEGRRKASKNS encoded by the coding sequence ATGACGTATAATTTTGCGGAAGATTATGATATTATCGTGATTGGGGCTGGTCATGCTGGTGTGGAAGCGAGTCTCGCTGCCAGTCGTATGGGCTGTAAGACAATGCTAGCCACCATCAATCTTGAAATGCTAGCTTTTATGCCCTGTAATCCCTCTATCGGAGGCTCTGCCAAAGGGATTGTCGTTCGAGAGATTGACGCTCTAGGCGGTGAGATGGGTAAGAACATTGACAAGACCTACATCCAGATGAAGATGCTAAATACTGGTAAAGGGCCTGCTGTGCGTGCCCTACGTGCGCAAGCAGACAAGGCGCTTTACTCTCGCATGATGAAACAAACCGTTGAACGTCAGGAAAACCTGACCCTTCGTCAATCCATGATTGATGAGATTCTGGTAGAAGACGGTAAAGTCGTTGGTGTTCGCACAGCTACTAATCAATACTTTTCAGCTAAAGCTGTGGTGGTCACAACAGGAACGGCTCTACGTGGTGAGATTATCCTAGGGGAGTTAAAATACTCGTCAGGCCCTAATAACAGCCTCGCTTCTATCACATTAGCAGATAATCTAAAAGAGCTAGGTCTTGAAATCGGACGTTTTAAAACAGGAACACCTCCTCGTGTCAAGGCGTCTTCGATCAACTACGATGAAACAGAAATCCAGCCTGGAGATAGCAAGCCAAATCATTTTTCCTTTTTATCAAAAGACGAAGATTATATTACTGACCAAGTTCCATGTTGGCTGACCTACACCAACCAAACCAGTCATGATATTATCAATAAAAACCTCTACCGTGCGCCCATGTTTTCTGGAATTGTTAAGGGTGTGGGACCTCGTTATTGTCCATCCATTGAGGATAAAATCGTACGTTTTGCAGACAAAGAGCGTCATCAACTCTTTTTAGAGCCAGAAGGGCGTGAGACTGAAGAGGTCTATGTTCAAGGTTTGTCAACGAGTTTACCAGAAGATGTTCAAGTGGAGTTGTTGCACTCAATTAAAGGTTTAGAGCAGGCTGAAATGATGCGCACAGGTTATGCGATTGAGTATGATATTGTTTTGCCTCACCAATTGCGAGCAACCCTAGAGACAAAGACCATATCAGGTCTCTTTACAGCTGGTCAAACCAACGGAACCTCAGGCTATGAAGAAGCAGCTGGTCAAGGGCTCGTAGCGGGTATCAATGCTGCGCTTAAAGTGCAAGGTAAGCCAGAGTTGATTTTGAAGCGTAGTGATGCTTACATCGGTGTCATGATTGATGACTTAGTTACTAAAGGAACACTAGAGCCTTATCGTCTCTTAACCAGTCGTGCAGAGTACCGCTTGATTTTAAGACATGACAATGCCGATATGCGCCTCACTGAAATTGGACGACAAGTGGGACTTGTCGATGATGAGCGCTATCGTGTCTTTACAGAGAGAAAGCGTCAGTTTGACAGCGAGTTGACACGACTGTCAACTATCAAGCTAAAACCTATCAAGGAAACAAATGAGCGCATTACAGCTCTAGGTTTTAAACCACTAACAGACGCCTTGACAGCCAAAGAGTTTATGCGCCGTCCAGAGATTGACTATGCAACGATTCTAGACTTTATCGGACCTTCTGAAGAGAAGCTAGATAGCAAGGTCATTGAGCTCTTAGAGACTGAAATCAAGTACGAAGGCTACATCAATAAAGCGCTAGATCAAGTGGCTAAGATGAAGCGCATGGAAGAAAAACGTATACCAGCAACTATTGATTGGGATGATATTGATTCCATTGCGACAGAAGCTCGTCAGAAATTCAAGAAAATCAATCCTGAAACAATCGGGCAAGCCAGCCGTATTTCAGGTGTTAACCCAGCAGATATTAGTATCTTGATGGTTTATTTGGAAGGGAGACGCAAAGCGTCTAAAAACTCTTAA
- the sdaAB gene encoding L-serine ammonia-lyase, iron-sulfur-dependent subunit beta: protein MKHLKFQSVFDIIGPVMIGPSSSHTAGAVRIGKIVSAIFGETPTEVEFQLYNSFAKTYRGHGTDLALVAGVLGMDTDDPNIPNALEIAHQKGIKISWRVNKESNAPHPNTTQIIMKNDHKSLSATGISIGGGNIQVTELNGFAVNVNMNTPTIIIVHQDVPGMIAYVTDILSSYRINIAQMNVTREKAGEKAIMIIEVDSHDCDKAVDEIGHIPNLHNVHFFD from the coding sequence ATGAAACATTTAAAATTTCAATCTGTTTTTGATATTATTGGTCCGGTTATGATTGGACCATCCAGCAGCCATACGGCTGGTGCTGTTCGTATTGGAAAAATCGTCTCTGCTATTTTTGGTGAGACACCTACTGAAGTTGAATTTCAACTCTATAATTCCTTTGCTAAAACCTATCGTGGACACGGCACTGACCTTGCCTTAGTCGCTGGGGTTTTGGGCATGGATACTGATGATCCTAATATTCCAAATGCTCTTGAGATTGCGCATCAAAAAGGTATCAAGATTTCTTGGAGAGTCAATAAAGAATCCAATGCGCCGCATCCAAATACCACACAAATCATCATGAAAAATGACCACAAGAGTCTCTCAGCCACAGGTATCTCTATCGGCGGTGGCAATATCCAAGTGACTGAGCTCAACGGCTTTGCCGTCAATGTCAACATGAATACACCGACCATTATCATCGTGCACCAAGACGTGCCTGGCATGATCGCCTATGTGACAGACATTTTGTCGTCTTATCGTATCAATATTGCTCAGATGAATGTGACACGTGAAAAAGCTGGAGAGAAGGCGATTATGATCATCGAAGTCGACTCGCATGACTGCGACAAAGCAGTTGATGAGATAGGGCATATCCCTAACCTACACAATGTGCATTTTTTTGATTAG
- a CDS encoding transglycosylase SLT domain-containing protein, which translates to MTRLKRRYEERRQAKVRRMTYLLLGGLMVVASVSVFFFTLAATKVNTETLSAKISSSKAHKAIKAKTASSSSQVSALVQVSTSTSESSEETPVETLASTSEEVQDSVDTATEMTDTTTQQPVAQEATTQVYTDTTTAPVQTSQAQATTVSTTRLSNGNTAGSVGTTAAAQMAAATGVPQSTWEYIIARESNGNPNAANGSGASGLFQTMPGWGSTATVQDQVNAAIKAYNAQGLSAWGY; encoded by the coding sequence ATGACAAGACTAAAACGTCGATATGAAGAACGTCGTCAAGCAAAGGTTCGTCGCATGACTTATCTTCTCTTAGGAGGCTTGATGGTCGTTGCTAGTGTCAGTGTTTTCTTCTTTACTTTAGCAGCGACAAAAGTCAATACTGAAACGCTGTCTGCTAAAATTTCATCATCAAAAGCGCATAAAGCAATCAAAGCCAAAACGGCATCTAGCTCTAGTCAAGTGAGTGCACTTGTCCAAGTGAGCACAAGTACCAGTGAATCGTCTGAAGAAACGCCTGTAGAAACGCTAGCAAGTACAAGCGAAGAAGTACAAGATAGTGTAGATACAGCAACAGAAATGACAGACACTACTACCCAACAACCAGTCGCACAAGAAGCAACAACACAGGTCTATACAGACACAACAACAGCTCCAGTACAGACTAGTCAAGCGCAAGCAACAACTGTAAGCACCACTCGTTTATCAAATGGTAATACTGCAGGAAGTGTCGGTACAACAGCCGCTGCTCAAATGGCAGCAGCAACAGGTGTCCCACAGTCAACCTGGGAATACATCATTGCTCGTGAATCAAACGGAAACCCTAACGCAGCTAACGGTTCTGGTGCTTCAGGTCTTTTCCAAACCATGCCAGGTTGGGGCTCTACAGCAACAGTTCAAGACCAAGTCAATGCAGCTATCAAAGCCTACAATGCTCAAGGGCTATCTGCTTGGGGATATTAA
- a CDS encoding HAD hydrolase-like protein: MMLKYLFFDLDGTLVDSSKGIKNAFHYTFSKLDMPVPDEATLSSFIGPPLETTFSHFFDNPTQIEQAIAFFRDYYQEKGIHEVRLYDDIAFALETLSQSYQLFVTTSKHEPSAHQMLKALEVDNYFTAIYGSTPQRFVKEDVIAACLDEHNITPNRAAIIGDTKFDMIGGKKRGIDCIGVTWGFGEEDDLVQHGASTIVASPKDLITHLT; this comes from the coding sequence ATGATGTTAAAATACCTTTTCTTTGACCTTGATGGGACATTGGTTGACTCTAGTAAAGGCATCAAAAATGCTTTTCACTATACCTTTTCAAAGCTTGACATGCCAGTTCCTGATGAAGCGACTTTGTCAAGCTTCATTGGACCACCACTTGAGACAACTTTCTCACATTTCTTTGACAATCCTACCCAAATCGAGCAGGCAATTGCTTTCTTTCGTGATTATTATCAAGAAAAAGGCATTCACGAGGTTAGGCTTTACGATGATATTGCTTTTGCTTTAGAAACACTAAGCCAATCCTACCAGCTCTTTGTCACAACTAGTAAGCATGAACCCTCTGCCCACCAAATGCTAAAGGCACTTGAAGTTGACAACTACTTTACAGCTATTTACGGCTCTACACCCCAACGTTTTGTAAAGGAAGATGTGATAGCTGCCTGCCTTGATGAGCACAATATCACACCTAACAGAGCAGCCATCATTGGCGATACAAAATTTGATATGATTGGTGGGAAAAAGCGTGGCATTGACTGTATTGGCGTCACATGGGGCTTTGGAGAAGAAGACGACTTAGTTCAACATGGTGCCAGCACTATCGTCGCATCTCCTAAAGACCTCATCACTCATCTAACATAA
- the sdaAA gene encoding L-serine ammonia-lyase, iron-sulfur-dependent, subunit alpha encodes MFYSVEELIQQAENGYDGNVAELMIATEIELSGRSRYEIIQLMTKNLEVMKASVQKGLSKETSRSGLTGGDAKKLDDYIKKGKTLADLTILSAARNAIAVNEHNAKMGLVCATPTAGSAGCLPAVLTTAIDKLGLTETEQLQFLFTAGAFGLVIANNASISGAEGGCQAEVGSASAMAAAALTMAAGGTAQEASQAICFVIKNMLGLICDPVAGLVEVPCVKRNAMGASFAFVAADMALAGITSKIPVDEVIDAMYQVGSSLPTAFRETAEGGLAATPTGRHLAKEIFG; translated from the coding sequence ATGTTTTACAGCGTTGAAGAACTCATCCAACAAGCAGAAAATGGCTATGATGGCAATGTTGCTGAGCTGATGATTGCTACTGAAATAGAGCTTAGCGGGCGCAGTCGCTATGAAATCATCCAGCTGATGACAAAAAACCTCGAAGTCATGAAAGCCTCTGTCCAAAAAGGCTTATCAAAAGAAACATCACGCTCTGGACTGACAGGAGGCGATGCTAAAAAACTAGACGACTACATCAAAAAAGGAAAGACCTTAGCTGATCTTACCATTCTCTCCGCTGCTCGCAATGCTATCGCTGTCAATGAACACAATGCCAAGATGGGCTTGGTTTGTGCGACACCAACAGCAGGCTCAGCTGGCTGTCTCCCTGCCGTTCTCACCACAGCTATTGATAAACTAGGGCTCACAGAAACAGAGCAGCTACAGTTTTTATTTACCGCTGGCGCTTTTGGCTTAGTTATTGCGAATAATGCCTCTATCTCTGGAGCCGAAGGGGGCTGTCAAGCCGAGGTAGGCTCAGCCTCTGCTATGGCAGCAGCAGCTCTTACAATGGCAGCTGGAGGAACAGCACAAGAAGCCAGCCAAGCGATTTGCTTTGTCATCAAAAACATGCTAGGTCTCATCTGCGACCCTGTCGCTGGGCTTGTCGAGGTTCCTTGTGTCAAGCGAAACGCCATGGGAGCGAGCTTTGCCTTTGTCGCAGCTGATATGGCGCTAGCTGGTATCACCTCAAAAATCCCTGTTGACGAAGTGATTGACGCCATGTACCAAGTCGGCTCTAGCTTGCCAACTGCCTTTCGTGAAACAGCTGAAGGCGGACTAGCAGCTACACCAACAGGCAGACACTTAGCCAAAGAGATTTTTGGCTAG
- a CDS encoding RpiB/LacA/LacB family sugar-phosphate isomerase has product MKIGVIQASTRTSINDLLFQSVQRAVKGQHDVVNLGVFPDETETYSYVEVAVMISLLIETQSLDFVVTGCSSGQGMMMACNSLPGLRCGFVQTPQDAYLFERINDGNVVSLPLGLNFGWSGELNLQYTLDKLFDGEFGVGYPKEDAKRKRQENQLLVDLAALTKRTFLEIMDDLDPKLLHKILNRERFYSYMMANGSQSSLLEKLSKIKLTEVSSNK; this is encoded by the coding sequence ATGAAAATTGGGGTCATTCAAGCGAGTACCAGAACAAGTATCAACGACTTGTTGTTTCAGTCCGTTCAAAGAGCTGTCAAGGGGCAGCACGATGTTGTCAATCTCGGTGTCTTTCCAGATGAGACAGAGACTTACTCCTACGTTGAAGTCGCTGTTATGATAAGTCTGCTGATAGAAACACAGAGTCTTGATTTTGTCGTCACAGGCTGTTCATCTGGTCAAGGAATGATGATGGCTTGTAATAGTTTACCAGGATTACGCTGTGGTTTTGTCCAAACACCGCAAGATGCTTATCTTTTTGAGCGTATCAATGATGGCAATGTCGTGTCCTTGCCCTTGGGCTTAAACTTTGGCTGGTCAGGTGAGCTCAATTTACAATACACTTTAGATAAGCTGTTTGACGGTGAGTTTGGTGTAGGCTATCCCAAAGAAGATGCCAAGCGTAAACGTCAAGAAAATCAGTTGCTAGTGGACTTAGCAGCTTTGACCAAACGCACTTTTCTTGAGATTATGGATGACTTAGACCCAAAACTCCTTCACAAAATTCTAAACAGAGAACGTTTTTACAGTTACATGATGGCTAATGGAAGTCAGTCATCACTGCTAGAAAAACTATCGAAAATAAAGTTGACAGAAGTGTCAAGTAATAAATAA
- the rplI gene encoding 50S ribosomal protein L9 yields MKVIFLQDVKGKGKKGEIKEVPTGYAQNFLIKKNLAKEATNQAIGELKGKQKSEEKAQAELLAEAQKVKAKLSEEATRLQFTEKVGPDGRTFGSITAKKIADELLKQYGLKVDKRHIELEHPIRAIGLIEVPVKLHKDVTGEIKLHIKEA; encoded by the coding sequence ATGAAAGTTATTTTTTTACAAGACGTTAAAGGTAAAGGGAAAAAAGGAGAAATTAAAGAGGTTCCTACTGGATATGCTCAAAATTTCCTTATCAAGAAAAACTTGGCAAAAGAAGCTACAAACCAAGCTATTGGTGAGTTAAAAGGCAAACAAAAATCAGAAGAAAAAGCACAAGCTGAATTGCTAGCAGAAGCCCAAAAAGTGAAAGCCAAGTTGTCAGAAGAAGCAACACGTCTGCAGTTCACCGAAAAAGTAGGACCAGACGGACGCACTTTTGGTTCTATCACTGCTAAGAAAATTGCAGATGAACTGTTAAAACAGTACGGGCTGAAAGTTGACAAGCGCCATATCGAGTTAGAGCACCCTATTCGTGCTATTGGCTTGATTGAAGTGCCAGTAAAACTGCATAAGGATGTTACTGGTGAAATCAAGCTTCACATCAAAGAAGCCTAA
- a CDS encoding energy-coupling factor transporter transmembrane component T family protein, with translation MDKLILGRYIPGNSLIHRLDPRSKLIAMFLFILIVFWANNLVTNVILVIFTLLSILLSQVKLSFFLRGLRPMVGIILFTTLFQVFFTGGGKTLFHFGIITITSYGLSQACLIFMRFVLIIFFSTLLTLTTTPLSLSDAVESLLRPLTRFKVPAHEIGLMLSLSLRFVPTLMDDTTRIMNAQRARGVDFGEGSLLNKVKTIIPILIPLFASSFKRADALAIAMEARGYQGGDGRSKYRILKWERKDSLTILVMLLIGLVLFLLKSP, from the coding sequence ATGGATAAGTTGATTTTAGGACGTTACATCCCGGGAAATTCTCTGATTCATCGCTTGGATCCTAGAAGTAAGCTCATTGCCATGTTTTTATTTATTCTCATTGTATTTTGGGCAAATAATCTCGTGACCAATGTGATTCTTGTCATCTTTACATTGCTGTCAATACTCTTGTCACAGGTAAAACTATCCTTTTTCTTACGGGGCTTACGTCCTATGGTTGGGATTATCCTGTTTACCACGTTGTTTCAGGTTTTCTTTACAGGTGGTGGAAAAACACTGTTCCACTTCGGTATCATAACGATTACTTCTTATGGTCTTAGTCAAGCCTGTCTCATTTTTATGCGCTTTGTTTTGATTATCTTTTTTTCAACCTTGCTGACCTTGACCACGACACCGCTTAGCTTATCAGACGCTGTTGAGTCTCTCTTACGTCCTCTGACACGATTTAAGGTTCCTGCTCATGAGATTGGCTTGATGTTGTCACTTAGTTTACGCTTTGTACCAACTTTGATGGATGACACGACTCGCATTATGAATGCGCAAAGAGCTCGTGGGGTAGACTTTGGCGAAGGCAGTCTACTCAATAAAGTCAAAACGATTATTCCTATTCTCATTCCTCTATTTGCCTCAAGTTTTAAACGAGCTGATGCTCTTGCTATCGCTATGGAGGCTAGAGGTTATCAAGGCGGCGATGGTCGCAGTAAATACCGTATCCTCAAATGGGAGCGTAAAGATAGCTTGACAATCCTTGTCATGTTACTCATTGGATTAGTCTTATTTCTCTTAAAAAGCCCCTAA
- a CDS encoding DHH family phosphoesterase → MKRFRFASIHLVLIGLILFGILAISVRLLQSQVALLAIIFVVIALVTALLYYQKETYEISELEQIELLNDQTEVTLKNLLDQMPVGVIQFNIETNEVEWFNPYAELIFTDEEGFFDDDKVREIIINKRSGAASQTFEVSGNKYAAYLDLKTGVFYFFDATMGNRQLGDAAMIRPVIGIISVDNYDDMTDNLPDAEVATINGFIASFISDFAKERDIFYRRVNMDRFYFFTNYAILKELMDTKFKVLDQFRKQTAEREFPLTLSMGIAFGDGNHSQIGQLALQNLNMALVRGGDQIVIRENDANSQAIFFGGGTASTIKHSRTRTRAMMSAISDRLKTVDNVFVVGHRNLDLDALGASVGMQFFASNIISRSYAVYNPREMNTDIKRAIHYLIEDDKTNLISLEQAKQMVTPQSILVMVDHSKISLTLSKEFYQLFHEVIVIDHHRRDEDFPKNASLSFIESGASSASELVTELIQFQQSSRKLSKTQASILMSGIMLDTKNFSTGVTSRTFDVASYLRSRGSDSSEIQTISATDFNEYRAINELVLRGERVANGIIVATGADNRIYNNVIASKAADTLLSMSGMEASFVITHNQTGKVAISARSHKTINVQLIMEKLDGGGHFNFAACQLVDMTVNEAKEKLLEVITNELTKTTNQEELS, encoded by the coding sequence ATGAAAAGATTTCGCTTTGCAAGTATTCACTTAGTGCTCATAGGATTGATTTTATTTGGTATTTTAGCGATTAGTGTGCGCCTACTACAATCACAGGTGGCTCTGTTGGCTATTATTTTTGTAGTGATTGCCTTGGTGACGGCTTTACTCTATTATCAAAAAGAAACTTATGAGATTTCAGAATTGGAGCAAATTGAGCTCTTAAATGATCAAACAGAGGTTACACTTAAAAATTTATTGGATCAGATGCCTGTGGGTGTCATTCAGTTTAATATCGAAACCAATGAAGTAGAGTGGTTCAATCCCTATGCTGAGTTGATTTTCACAGATGAGGAAGGTTTCTTTGATGATGATAAAGTGAGAGAAATCATCATCAACAAGCGCAGTGGCGCTGCCAGTCAGACATTTGAAGTCAGTGGTAATAAATACGCAGCCTACCTTGATTTGAAAACAGGGGTCTTTTACTTTTTTGATGCCACGATGGGCAATCGTCAACTGGGAGATGCAGCTATGATACGCCCTGTTATTGGGATTATTTCGGTGGACAACTATGACGATATGACTGATAATTTACCAGACGCTGAGGTTGCGACCATTAATGGTTTTATTGCCAGTTTCATTTCTGATTTTGCCAAGGAGCGAGATATCTTTTACCGCCGTGTCAACATGGATCGGTTCTATTTCTTTACGAACTATGCTATCTTGAAAGAATTGATGGACACTAAGTTTAAGGTGCTTGATCAGTTTAGAAAACAGACAGCAGAGCGAGAATTTCCTCTGACATTAAGTATGGGAATCGCCTTTGGAGATGGCAATCATAGTCAGATTGGACAGCTAGCACTGCAAAATCTCAACATGGCTCTTGTGCGTGGGGGAGACCAGATCGTTATCCGAGAAAATGACGCCAACTCACAAGCTATTTTCTTTGGAGGAGGTACAGCTTCAACGATTAAACACTCCAGAACACGAACAAGGGCGATGATGTCTGCCATTTCAGATCGTCTAAAGACCGTGGACAATGTCTTTGTTGTTGGGCATCGTAACCTTGACTTAGATGCGCTAGGTGCCTCTGTTGGGATGCAATTTTTTGCAAGCAACATCATCTCTCGTAGCTATGCGGTTTATAATCCTCGTGAGATGAATACTGACATTAAGCGTGCAATACACTACCTTATCGAGGATGACAAGACTAACCTCATCTCGCTGGAGCAAGCAAAGCAGATGGTGACACCGCAGTCTATCTTGGTTATGGTGGACCATTCAAAGATTAGTTTGACTTTGTCAAAAGAGTTTTATCAGCTGTTTCATGAAGTGATTGTCATTGACCACCATAGGCGGGATGAGGATTTCCCTAAAAATGCCAGTCTTTCCTTTATTGAGAGTGGGGCTAGTAGTGCCAGTGAGCTGGTGACTGAGCTGATTCAGTTCCAACAGTCCTCACGCAAGCTTAGTAAAACACAAGCCAGTATCTTGATGTCTGGTATCATGCTAGATACCAAGAACTTCTCAACAGGTGTTACAAGTCGGACCTTTGATGTGGCAAGTTACCTACGCTCACGTGGGAGTGATAGCAGTGAAATCCAAACCATCTCAGCGACAGATTTCAATGAATACCGGGCCATCAACGAGCTGGTTCTTAGAGGTGAGCGTGTGGCAAATGGTATTATTGTAGCAACTGGAGCTGATAATAGGATTTACAACAATGTCATCGCTAGTAAAGCAGCAGACACGTTATTGTCAATGTCAGGCATGGAAGCTAGCTTTGTCATTACGCACAACCAGACAGGAAAGGTAGCCATATCTGCTAGAAGTCACAAGACAATCAACGTTCAGTTGATCATGGAAAAATTAGACGGAGGCGGTCACTTTAATTTCGCTGCTTGTCAGTTAGTTGATATGACTGTAAATGAAGCTAAGGAAAAATTACTTGAAGTCATCACAAATGAATTAACCAAAACAACCAATCAGGAGGAACTATCATGA
- a CDS encoding MarC family protein, with the protein MVTKFILSFMAFFAIMNPISNLPAYMAIVAGDDKKISRKIATKSILIAFAIIFVFVFSGHLIFKVFGITLDALRIAGGILVAVIGYNMINGVHSPDSQNLPNDKKDPTDVAVSPLAMPLFAGPGTIATSITLAEGNLEYQIITIIAFALLCLITYFLLLSADTISKWLGQGMMTIITRMMGLILTTIGIQMLIDGIKGAFSLK; encoded by the coding sequence ATGGTTACAAAATTTATTTTATCGTTTATGGCATTTTTTGCTATTATGAATCCCATTTCGAATCTGCCGGCTTACATGGCGATTGTGGCAGGAGATGACAAGAAAATATCACGCAAAATTGCGACGAAAAGTATTCTCATTGCTTTTGCCATCATCTTTGTCTTTGTTTTTAGCGGACACCTGATTTTCAAGGTTTTTGGGATTACGCTGGATGCTCTGCGTATAGCGGGTGGTATCTTGGTTGCCGTTATTGGCTACAACATGATTAACGGCGTGCACTCGCCAGACTCTCAAAATCTCCCCAATGACAAAAAAGATCCGACGGATGTCGCCGTATCACCTCTTGCCATGCCTTTATTTGCAGGACCAGGGACAATAGCTACCTCAATCACCTTAGCAGAAGGCAATCTAGAGTACCAGATTATTACAATCATTGCTTTTGCACTGCTATGTCTGATTACCTATTTTTTGCTGCTTAGTGCAGACACTATCTCTAAGTGGCTAGGACAAGGCATGATGACGATTATCACTCGTATGATGGGCTTGATATTGACAACTATCGGAATTCAGATGTTGATTGATGGGATTAAGGGCGCTTTTTCCCTTAAATAA
- the mnmA gene encoding tRNA 2-thiouridine(34) synthase MnmA: MTNDHSKTRVVVGMSGGVDSSVTALLLKEQGYDVIGVFMKNWDDTDEFGVCTATEDYKDVAAVADQIGIPYYSVNFEKEYWDRVFEYFLAEYRAGRTPNPDVMCNKEIKFKAFLDYAMTLGADYVATGHYAQVARDEDGTVHMLRGADNNKDQTYFLSQLSQEQLQKVMFPLGHLEKPEVRQIAERAGLATAKKKDSTGICFIGEKNFKEFLSHYLPAQPGRMMTVDGRDMGEHAGLMYYTIGQRGGLGIGGQQGGDNAPWFVVGKDLSQNILYVGQGFYHEALMSTSLDASSIHFTRDMPEEFTLECTAKFRYRQADSKVTVKVKGETAQVLFDEPQRAITPGQAVVFYDGEECLGGGLIDMAYKDGEACQYI, from the coding sequence ATGACAAATGATCATTCAAAAACACGTGTTGTTGTCGGTATGAGTGGCGGCGTTGACTCGTCTGTAACGGCTCTGCTTTTAAAAGAGCAAGGTTACGACGTGATTGGCGTCTTTATGAAAAACTGGGACGACACAGATGAGTTTGGTGTCTGTACGGCAACCGAAGACTACAAGGACGTGGCAGCAGTAGCTGACCAAATCGGTATTCCTTATTATTCTGTCAACTTTGAAAAAGAATATTGGGACCGTGTCTTTGAGTATTTCCTTGCAGAGTATCGTGCAGGGCGTACACCAAATCCTGACGTGATGTGCAATAAAGAAATTAAATTCAAAGCCTTTCTTGATTACGCTATGACGCTTGGTGCAGATTATGTGGCGACTGGACACTATGCTCAGGTAGCGCGTGATGAGGATGGCACTGTTCACATGTTACGTGGAGCAGACAACAATAAAGATCAGACTTACTTTTTAAGTCAATTATCACAAGAACAATTGCAAAAAGTCATGTTTCCGCTGGGGCACTTGGAAAAACCAGAGGTACGTCAAATCGCAGAGCGTGCAGGACTTGCAACGGCTAAGAAAAAGGACTCAACGGGAATTTGCTTTATCGGTGAGAAAAACTTCAAAGAGTTTTTAAGCCATTATCTACCTGCGCAGCCTGGTCGCATGATGACTGTTGACGGTCGTGATATGGGTGAGCACGCTGGTTTGATGTATTACACGATTGGTCAACGTGGTGGTCTTGGCATAGGCGGTCAGCAAGGCGGTGACAATGCACCTTGGTTTGTTGTTGGAAAAGACTTATCTCAAAATATTCTCTATGTCGGACAAGGTTTCTACCATGAGGCACTGATGTCAACTAGTCTTGACGCTTCAAGTATCCACTTTACACGTGATATGCCAGAAGAGTTCACGCTAGAGTGCACAGCTAAGTTCCGTTACCGTCAAGCAGATAGTAAAGTTACTGTCAAGGTTAAGGGGGAAACGGCACAAGTCCTCTTTGATGAGCCACAGCGAGCTATCACTCCGGGTCAAGCCGTTGTTTTCTATGACGGTGAAGAATGCCTAGGAGGCGGACTCATTGATATGGCTTACAAAGACGGAGAAGCATGTCAATACATTTAA